A region of Panicum virgatum strain AP13 chromosome 8N, P.virgatum_v5, whole genome shotgun sequence DNA encodes the following proteins:
- the LOC120685389 gene encoding protein NRT1/ PTR FAMILY 4.5-like isoform X1: MGSSSGLVDWRGRPVNTKKHGGVRASIFIHALVLLSNAANIANILNLVSYLRNEMHMDVARASTMASNFFAALQMFSIPAAFLADSYIKRFYTVLIFGPIEILGYVLLAVQAHVPSLHPPPCNPGQPSTTCESVHGSNLSLLLLGLYLIPIGDGAARACLPALGGEQFNKSDPVEQRQEASFFNWYTFAVSSGGFVGLVFVVWVENSKGWDIGFVVCALCVLLGMLIWIAGFPFYRNQVPTGSPITRVLQVFVTAFKNRNVKLSENPSELMQINQDEASAVEILHRTEGFRCLDKAAVDTGKTGAWSLCSITQVEETKIILRMVPIFLSAILGYIPVPLILNFTVQQGNTMDTRLGSIHISPATLFVIPTVFQMVILVVYDRFIVPFLRKLTGYVGGITHLQRIGIGFLSATVATGIAALVEIKRKKVAEDNGLMDATSGIPISVFWLTVQFFLLGIVDVTSFVGLLEFFYSEASMGMKSIGSSIFYCILGVSAWLGSLLIQLANQVTRHSDGTGGWLDGTNLNRGKLDRFYGLLAVLELVSLLIYMFFARRYIYRNDQKVVVDEDNKIPSERAINVI, from the exons atgggcaGTTCATCCGGGCTTGTGGACTGGAGAGGACGGCCGGTGAACACCAAGAAGCATGGAGGAGTGAGAGCTTCAATCTTCATTCATG CGCTCGTGCTGCTCAGCAACGCAGCCAACATTGCCAATATCTTGAATCTTGTAAGCTACCTGCGCAATGAGATGCACATGGACGTCGCGAGGGCCTCCACGATGGCGAGCAACTTCTTCGCCGCGCTGCAGATGTTCTCCATCCCAGCAGCCTTCCTTGCGGACTCCTACATCAAGCGCTTCTACACTGTCCTCATCTTTGGCCCTATTGAGATACTG GGCTACGTCCTTCTGGCGGTCCAAGCACATGTCCCGTCCCTGCACCCACCACCGTGCAACCCTGGACAGCCTTCAACCACTTGTGAGTCTGTCCACGGCTCAAACCTGAGCCTGCTTCTCCTCGGCCTGTACCTGATCCCCATCGGTGATGGGGCGGCACGGGCGTGCCTGCCGGCTCTTGGCGGGGAACAGTTCAACAAGTCCGATCCCGTTGAGCAGAGGCAAGAGGCGAGCTTCTTCAACTGGTACACCTTTGCCGTGTCCAGCGGTGGATTTGTGGGGCTCGTGTTCGTGGTATGGGTTGAGAACAGTAAAGGTTGGGACATCGGGTTCGTCGTGTGTGCCCTGTGTGTGCTCCTGGGGATGCTGATATGGATTGCCGGGTTCCCGTTCTACAGGAACCAGGTGCCAACTGGGAGCCCCATCACAAGAGTACTGCAG GTTTTTGTCACAGCATTCAAGAATAGAAATGTTAAATTATCAGAAAACCCCAGTGAACTAATGCAAATAAACCAAGATGAAGCCAGTGCTGTTGAAATACTACATCGAACCGAGGGATTTCG TTGCCTTGATAAAGCTGCAGTAGATACTGGAAAGACTGGTGCCTGGTCTCTCTGCAGCATAACTCAAGTGGAGGAGACCAAGATCATCCTTCGCATGGTCCCCATCTTCCTCAGTGCAATCCTTGGATACATTCCGGTGCCTCTGATCCTCAATTTCACCGTCCAGCAGGGCAATACAATGGACACCAGGCTCGGTTCAATTCACATCTCCCCTGCAACACTCTTTGTAATCCCTACGGTCTTCCAAATGGTGATACTTGTCGTTTATGACCGGTTTATTGTCCCCTTCCTGAGAAAGCTCACAGGCTATGTGGGTGGCATCACACACCTCCAGCGCATCGGCATTGGGTTCCTTTCGGCCACAGTGGCCACAGGCATTGCTGCCCTGGTGGAGATCAAGAGGAAAAAGGTGGCAGAAGATAATGGCCTTATGGATGCGACCTCTGGGATTCCAATATCTGTCTTCTGGTTGACGGTGCAGTTCTTCCTCCTTGGCATTGTTGACGTTACCTCCTTTGTAGGGCTTCTAGAGTTCTTCTACAGCGAGGCATCCATGGGGATGAAGTCCATTGGGAGCTCCATCTTCTACTGCATCCTTGGGGTGTCTGCTTGGTTGGGGAGCTTGCTGATACAATTGGCTAACCAAGTTACAAGACACAGCGATGGTACAGGAGGATGGCTTGATGGGACAAACCTTAACAGAGGAAAACTTGATCGATTCTATGGGTTGCTAGCAGTTCTTGAGCTAGTGTCGCTACTTATCTACATGTTCTTTGCGAGGAGGTACATTTACAGGAATGACCAAAAGGTTGTGGTTGATGAGGACAATAAGATTCCATCAGAACGAGCCATAAATGTCATCTGA
- the LOC120685389 gene encoding protein NRT1/ PTR FAMILY 4.5-like isoform X2, whose translation MRCTWTSRGPPRWRATSSPRCRCSPSQQPSLRTPTSSASTLSSSLALLRYWYKLLLHFFRKRYIPPTLFTSKGYVLLAVQAHVPSLHPPPCNPGQPSTTCESVHGSNLSLLLLGLYLIPIGDGAARACLPALGGEQFNKSDPVEQRQEASFFNWYTFAVSSGGFVGLVFVVWVENSKGWDIGFVVCALCVLLGMLIWIAGFPFYRNQVPTGSPITRVLQVFVTAFKNRNVKLSENPSELMQINQDEASAVEILHRTEGFRCLDKAAVDTGKTGAWSLCSITQVEETKIILRMVPIFLSAILGYIPVPLILNFTVQQGNTMDTRLGSIHISPATLFVIPTVFQMVILVVYDRFIVPFLRKLTGYVGGITHLQRIGIGFLSATVATGIAALVEIKRKKVAEDNGLMDATSGIPISVFWLTVQFFLLGIVDVTSFVGLLEFFYSEASMGMKSIGSSIFYCILGVSAWLGSLLIQLANQVTRHSDGTGGWLDGTNLNRGKLDRFYGLLAVLELVSLLIYMFFARRYIYRNDQKVVVDEDNKIPSERAINVI comes from the exons ATGAGATGCACATGGACGTCGCGAGGGCCTCCACGATGGCGAGCAACTTCTTCGCCGCGCTGCAGATGTTCTCCATCCCAGCAGCCTTCCTTGCGGACTCCTACATCAAGCGCTTCTACACTGTCCTCATCTTTGGCCCTATTGAGATACTGGTACAAGCTGCTACTCCATTTTTTTCGCAAAAGATATATACCTCCAACTTTGTTTACTTCGAAG GGCTACGTCCTTCTGGCGGTCCAAGCACATGTCCCGTCCCTGCACCCACCACCGTGCAACCCTGGACAGCCTTCAACCACTTGTGAGTCTGTCCACGGCTCAAACCTGAGCCTGCTTCTCCTCGGCCTGTACCTGATCCCCATCGGTGATGGGGCGGCACGGGCGTGCCTGCCGGCTCTTGGCGGGGAACAGTTCAACAAGTCCGATCCCGTTGAGCAGAGGCAAGAGGCGAGCTTCTTCAACTGGTACACCTTTGCCGTGTCCAGCGGTGGATTTGTGGGGCTCGTGTTCGTGGTATGGGTTGAGAACAGTAAAGGTTGGGACATCGGGTTCGTCGTGTGTGCCCTGTGTGTGCTCCTGGGGATGCTGATATGGATTGCCGGGTTCCCGTTCTACAGGAACCAGGTGCCAACTGGGAGCCCCATCACAAGAGTACTGCAG GTTTTTGTCACAGCATTCAAGAATAGAAATGTTAAATTATCAGAAAACCCCAGTGAACTAATGCAAATAAACCAAGATGAAGCCAGTGCTGTTGAAATACTACATCGAACCGAGGGATTTCG TTGCCTTGATAAAGCTGCAGTAGATACTGGAAAGACTGGTGCCTGGTCTCTCTGCAGCATAACTCAAGTGGAGGAGACCAAGATCATCCTTCGCATGGTCCCCATCTTCCTCAGTGCAATCCTTGGATACATTCCGGTGCCTCTGATCCTCAATTTCACCGTCCAGCAGGGCAATACAATGGACACCAGGCTCGGTTCAATTCACATCTCCCCTGCAACACTCTTTGTAATCCCTACGGTCTTCCAAATGGTGATACTTGTCGTTTATGACCGGTTTATTGTCCCCTTCCTGAGAAAGCTCACAGGCTATGTGGGTGGCATCACACACCTCCAGCGCATCGGCATTGGGTTCCTTTCGGCCACAGTGGCCACAGGCATTGCTGCCCTGGTGGAGATCAAGAGGAAAAAGGTGGCAGAAGATAATGGCCTTATGGATGCGACCTCTGGGATTCCAATATCTGTCTTCTGGTTGACGGTGCAGTTCTTCCTCCTTGGCATTGTTGACGTTACCTCCTTTGTAGGGCTTCTAGAGTTCTTCTACAGCGAGGCATCCATGGGGATGAAGTCCATTGGGAGCTCCATCTTCTACTGCATCCTTGGGGTGTCTGCTTGGTTGGGGAGCTTGCTGATACAATTGGCTAACCAAGTTACAAGACACAGCGATGGTACAGGAGGATGGCTTGATGGGACAAACCTTAACAGAGGAAAACTTGATCGATTCTATGGGTTGCTAGCAGTTCTTGAGCTAGTGTCGCTACTTATCTACATGTTCTTTGCGAGGAGGTACATTTACAGGAATGACCAAAAGGTTGTGGTTGATGAGGACAATAAGATTCCATCAGAACGAGCCATAAATGTCATCTGA